In one Colletotrichum destructivum chromosome 2, complete sequence genomic region, the following are encoded:
- a CDS encoding Putative cerato-ulmin hydrophobin family, Hydrophobin superfamily, whose translation MQFTVAIVALFAGVALSAPVIEERQVPYIPCSGLYASSQCCATDVLGIANLDCGTPPSAPASADEFSAVCSAIGQRARCCVLPLVSGVQNMLKLPTHTIANVVR comes from the coding sequence ATGCAGttcaccgtcgccatcgtcgccctcttcgccggcgtcgccctcTCGGCCCCGGTCATTGAGGAGCGCCAGGTGCCCTATATCCCTTGCTCCGGCTTGTACGCCTCCTCGCAGTGTTGCGCGACggacgtcctcggcatcgccaacctTGACTGCGgcacgccgccctcggcgcctgCCTCGGCGGACGAGTTCAGCGCCGTCTGCTCCGCCATCGGACAGCGTGCCCGATGCTGCGTCCTGCCTCTTGTGAGTGGAGTCCAGAATATGCTCAAGCTGCCCACGCACACGATTGCTAATGTTGTTCGATAG
- a CDS encoding Putative AAA+ ATPase domain, ATPase, AAA-type, core, nucleic acid-binding protein, whose translation MSTLEELDDLDRHDKNDKRDDGDKDNKDNKKPTGEGDADMKDAEEEEDILDDEILNLSTQDIQTRKRLLENDSRIMRSELQRLTHEKATMGEKIKENHDKIANNRQLPYLVGNVVELLDLDPTAESLEEGANIDLDATRVGKSAVIKTSTRQTIFLPLIGLVDPTTLKPGDLIGVNKDSYLILDTLPAEYDSRVKAMEVDEKPTEKYTDVGGLDKQIEELVEAIVWPMKEAERFKKIGIKAPKGALMYGPPGTGKTLLARACAAQTDATFLKLAGPQLVQMFIGDGAKLVRDCFALAKEKAPAIIFIDELDAVGTKRFDSEKSGDREVQRTMLELLNQLDGFASDDRIKVLAATNRVDVLDPALLRSGRLDRKIEFPLPNEEARAQILKIHSRKMKVDPAVNWGELARSTDEFGGAMLKAVCVEAGMIALRMGKNKISHEHYVDAIAEVQAKKKDTVNFYA comes from the exons ATGTCGACCCTTGAagagctcgacgacctcgatcGTCACGACAAGAACGACAAGAgggacgatggcgacaaggacaacaaggacaacaagaagcctaccggcgagggcgatgcgGACATgaaggatgccgaggaagaggaggacaTCCTCGATGACGAGATCTTGAACCTTAGCACCCAGGACATCCAGACCCGCAAACGCCTGCTCGAGAACGACTCAAGGATCATGCGCAGCGAGCTGCAACGGCTGACCCATGAGAAGGCCACCATGGGggagaagatcaaggagaaCCACGACAAGATCGCCAACAACCG GCAATTACCTTACCTTGtcggcaacgtcgtcgaACTTCTTGATCTCGACCCGACTGCCGAGTCGTTGGAAGAGGGCGCCAACATCGATCTGGATGCCACCCGTGTGGGCAAGTCCGCTGTCATcaagacgtcgacgagacaAACCATCTTCCTCCCGCTTATCGGCCTGGTCGACCCCACGACCCTGAAGCCTGGTGACCTTATCGGTGTCAACAAGGACTCGTACCTCATCCTCGATACGCTCCCGGCTGAGTACGACAGCAGAGTCAAGGCCATGGAGGTGGACGAGAAGCCGACGGAGAAGTACACAGATGTCGGCGGTCTGGACAAGCAGAttgaggagctggtcgaggcCATTGTCTGGCCCATGAAGGAAGCGGAGAGATTCAAGAAGATTGGCATCAAGGCGCCAAAGG GCGCTTTGATGTACGGCCCCCCCGGAACCGGAAAGACGCTCCTGGCCCGAGCCTGCGCAGCGCAAACCGACGCCACTTTCCTCAAGCTGGCCGGCCCCCAACTGGTGCAGATGttcatcggcgacggcgccaagcTCGTGCGCGACtgcttcgccctcgccaaggagaaggcgcCCGCCATCATCTTtatcgacgagctggacgccgtcggcacGAAGCGTTTCGACAGCGAGAAGAGCGGTGACAGAGAAGTACAGCGAACCATGCTTGAGCTCCTCAACCAGCTCGACGGTTTCGCATCAGACGACCGTATCAAGGTTCTGGCCGCCACGAACCGTGTCGACGTCTTGGATCCCGCGCTTCTCCGTTCCGGTCGTCTCGACCGAAAGATCGAGTTCCCCCTGCCGAACGAGGAGGCTCGCGCCCAGATTCTCAAGATTCACTCTCGCAAGATGAAGGTTGACCCCGCCGTCAACTGGGGCGAGTTGGCCCGCAGTACGGACGAGTTTGGAGGTGCCATGCTCAAGGCTGTCtgtgtcgaggccggcatgaTTGCTCTGCGGATGGGCAAGAACAAGATCAGTCACGAACACTACGTGGACGCTATTGCCGAGGTGCaagccaagaagaaggac ACGGTCAACTTCTACGCTTGA
- a CDS encoding Putative large ribosomal subunit protein uL10, bacterial type has translation MPPRLPQQAARALRRLATASSPSASPSSSLPVVRYLSTSTARFAAPAAPSHPSSLRLPADYVPPTKPPSARPPETRKSQLIRTYTSLLRTTPLILFFQHSNLTADEWSSLRRELNAALAAASPEGAAVDGRDVHLQVLRTRMFNVALKLAEFYDPETAKAKAGVQTGPRGPLVHDLSMAAYEAMKDFQPPEDSAYAQISPLLCGPTAALVFPAVSPAHLAAALRVLSPSPPDFPAPTRKKNPGYYDPLCQSALQKLLLVGGRIDGDVFDVEGVKWVGGIEGGLEGLRAQLVYLLQSAGLGLTTALEGGSKSLWLALEGRRTQLEDEGKEGEAKADGETKSE, from the coding sequence ATGCCACCTCGGTTACCACAACAGGCCGCGCGCGCCCTGCGCAGGCTGGCAACGGCATCTTCCCCCTcggcttctccttcttcttctctccccgTGGTACGATacctctcgacctcgaccgctcGCTTTGCCGCCCCGGCTGCCCCGAGCCACCCGTCGTCCCTCCGTCTGCCCGCCGACTACGTcccgccgacgaagccccCCTCGGCTCGCCCCCCCGAAACGCGCAAGTCGCAGCTCATCCGCACCTACACGTCGCTTCTCCGCACGACGCCCCTgatcctcttcttccagcaCAGCAACCTCACGGCCGACGAGTGGTCCTCGCTCCGCCGCGAGCTCAACGCCgcactcgccgccgcctcgcccgagggcgccgccgtcgatggccgCGACGTCCACCTCCAGGTGTTGCGCACGCGCATGTTCAACGTCGCCCtcaagctggccgagttcTACGACCCGGAGaccgccaaggccaaggccggcgtgCAGACGGGCCCGCGGGGCCCCCTCGTGCACGACCTCAGCATGGCCGCCTACGAGGCTATGAAGGACTTCCAGCCCCCCGAGGACTCGGCCTACGCCCAGATCTCGCCGCTGCTGTGCGGCCCTACGGCGGCTCTCGTCTTCCCAGCCGTCTCGCCCGCGCACCTGGCCGCGGCGCTGAGGGTGCTTTCGCCGAGCCCGCCCGACTTCCCCGCGCCGACGCGCAAGAAGAACCCCGGCTACTACGACCCGCTTTGCCAGTCCGCGCTGcagaagctgctgctcgtcggcggccgcatTGATGGCGATGtgttcgacgtcgagggcgtcaagtgggtcggcggcatcgagggcggcctcgagggcctgcGCGCGCAGCTCGTTTACCTGCTCCAGAGCGCGGGTCTGGGTCTCACGAcggccctcgagggcggcagcaagagCCTTTGGCTGGCCTTGGAGGGCCGGAGGACGCAGTtggaggacgagggcaaggagggcgaggcgaAGGCCGATGGCGAGACGAAGAGCGAGTAG
- a CDS encoding Putative Zinc finger, MYND-type, with translation MPKIEGFSPKAAPTTSGQGEDAVELFSPVQRVFSNEQQRDGNSVEIEFLVSAAIRTNNQQRQGRDVFRFTLHAPGVSLFPLTDLVTFITYLLVPSKPPFAINHFVRAYGMASNGLYDSNNKSFFPSTDKDHLLRLIDVSGSKERRDPDILDEETQKNLRELDYILWQDGLPDYFDRATRYDKMRGDPVDRLFVALPSVLDDDWGFKDPEAAADHDRRFALALWPLANSCIESVIAASADKNAHEYWWAARFAFSLWERCDRSIRCVFAQLLGQLAVSQIAPIDRDQIDLAPGHKCPVSEDGEPCPGEAYINRNDWLKYARWIHRGRRDADADLEHRRDQASASGMGEALVRDNCVKCGIERGGTGEAHGKRMFYCHGCYSSFSPDLRRMYCSKKCQKDDWADHYDDCQRRKRFLRAVFLLKGVASKFMASTYSGMAVDCVSVQIRAVNQVQNRISDKIDRRGVPRMAVSPGVHNANYWVGQQVFPLGQSFLSHKSENDIGKVMAWDAGNNLYYHLQPIIQETIGPHCDMIVETEVYIRNANSITSLAANMCREGLQLQIAKGKDPMFWPHPVLNCRLKGSNPDDIYIIDLLGAKFGFKDIVLPFAAFIKSRHASCISSTVLRSMPPHWFPAEQKGLVACRDTVSFTWAECIKTYFSIHHPTIKGAWQVPRLTEEKFHEKAAAVMAISDRILQDITNRLREQDVFRQYLVIDPNPYSHEFCFGVTNSREECDVYENIWMDRRTYDVIIKDELVARHKSLRAGSETLRLAALWVDRLRKHSQRGTPFDSVKVLGGRAAKHFGVGASHSADEFRKMERAWLAHSGIAPAHIDIFYKQCDRVFGDRPGSSLTQLRRMMEPEAASECIMRMSTEEAQIWVAIGAYLTSSNSKECMEKIRAHVSSLLKSKK, from the exons atgCCCAAGATAGAGGGCTTCTCGCCCAAAGCGGCGCCCACGACCTCGGGCCAAGgtgaagacgccgtcgagctcTTCTCGCCCGTCCAGCGCGTATTCAGCAACGAGCAGCAACGCGACGGCAACTCTGTCGAGATCGAGTTTctcgtctccgccgccatccgAACAAACAACCAACAACGGCAGGGACGCGACGTTTTTCGCTTCACCCTCCACGCGCCGGGCGtttccctcttccctctcacCGACCTCGTCACCTTCATCACATacctcctcgtcccctcGAAGCCGCCATTCGCCATCAACCACTTCGTCAGAGCATACGGGATGGCGTCCAACGGCCTCTACGACTCGAACAACAAGTCCTTCTTCCCGTCGACCGACAAGGACCACCTCTTGCGTCTCATCGACGTCTCGGGCTCAAAG GAACGAAGAGACCCCGACATactcgacgaggagactCAAAAGAACCTCCGCGAACTCGACTACATTCTCTGGCAGGACGGCCTCCCCGACTACTTCGACCGCGCCACGCGCTACGATAAGATGCGCGGCGACCCCGTCGACCGGCTCTTTGTCGCCCTGCCCAGCGTCTTGGACGACGACTGGGGCTTCAAGGACCCTGAGGCCGCCGCTGACCACGACCGCCGCTTCGCCCTCGCTCTGTGGCCCTTGGCCAACTCGTGCATCGAGAGCGTCATCGCCGCGTCGGCGGACAAGAACGCCCACGAGTACTGGTGGGCCGCCCGCTTCGCCTTCTCTCTCTGGGAGCGCTGCGATCGCTCCATCCGCTGCGTCTtcgcccagctcctcggccagctcgccgtcTCCCAGATCGCGCCCATCGACAGAGACCAGATCGACCTCGCCCCCGGCCACAAGTGCCCCGTCagcgaggatggcgagccCTGCCCTGGCGAGGCCTACATCAACCGCAACGACTGGCTCAAGTACGCCCGCTGGATccaccgcggccgccgcgacgccgacgccgacctcgagcacCGCCGGGACCAGGCGAGCGCCAGCGGCATGGGCGAGGCCCTCGTCCGCGACAACTGCGTCAAGTGCGGCATCGAgcgcggcggcaccggcgagGCCCACGGCAAACGCATGTTCTACTGCCACGGCTGCTACTCCAGCTTCTCCCCGGACCTCCGCCGCATGTACTGCTCCAAGAAGTGCCAGAAGGACGACTGGGCCGACCACTATGACGACTGCCAGCGCCGCAAGCGCTTCCtccgcgccgtcttcctcctcaaggGCGTCGCCTCCAAGTTCATGGCCTCGACCTACTCGGGCATGGCCGTCGACTGCGTCAGCGTCCAGATCCGCGCCGTGAACCAGGTCCAGAATCGGATCAGCGACAAGATCGACCGCCGCGGTGTGCCGCGCATGGCCGTCTCTCCGGGAGTGCACAACGCCAACTACTGGGTCGGTCAGCAGGTGTTCCCCCTCGGCCAGTCATTCCTCTCGCACAAGTCGGAGAACGACATTGGCAAGGTCATGGCCTGGGATGCGGGCAATAACCTCTACTACCACCTTCAGCCCATCATCCAGGAGACCATCGGCC CCCACTGCGATATGATCGTTGAGACCGAAGTCTACATCCGCAACGCCAACAGCATCACGAGCCTCGCGGCCAACATGTGCCGTGAGGGCCTCCAGCTCCAGATTGCCAAGGGCAAAGACCCCATGTTCTGGCCCCATCCAGTTCTCAACTGCCGCCTCAAGGGCTCGAACCCGGATGACATCTACATcatcgacctcctcggcgccaagTTCGGCTTCAAAGACATCGTGCTGCCcttcgccgccttcatcAAGTCCAGACACGCCAGCtgcatctcgtcgacggtgcTGAGAAGCATGCCCCCCCACTGGTTCCCGGCCGAACAGAAGGGCCTCGTGGCGTGCCGCGACACGGTGTCCTTCACCTGGGCCGAGTGCATCAAGACGTACTTTAGCATCCACCACCCGACCATCAAGGGCGCGTGGCAGGTGCCGCGCCTCACGGAGGAAAAGTTCCACGAaaaggcggccgccgtcatggcGATCTCGGACCGCATCCTGCAAGACATCACGAACCGCCTCCGCGAGCAGGACGTCTTCCGGCAGTACCTCGTGATCGACCCGAACCCCTACTCGCACGAGTTCTGCTTCGGCGTGACCAACAGCCGGGAGGAGTGCGACGTCTACGAGAACATCTGGATGGACCGTCGCACCTACGACGTCATCATCaaggacgagctcgtcgcgcGGCACAAGTCGCTCCGCGCCGGGTCCGAGACGCTGCGGCTCGCGGCGCTCTGGGTCGACCGCCTCCGGAAGCACAGCCAGCGCGGCACGCCCTTCGACTCGgtcaaggtcctcggcggccgcgcggCCAAGCACTTTGGCGTCGGCGCGTCACACTCGGCGGACGAGTTCCGCAAGATGGAGAGGGCGTGGCTCGCGCACAGCGGCATCGCGCCGGCGCACATCGACATCTTCTACAAGCAATGCGACCGCGTGTTCGGCGACCGCCCGGGCAGTTCGCTGACGCAGCTCCGCAGGATGATGGAGCCCGAGGCCGCGTCCGAGTGCATCATGCGCATGTCGACGGAGGAGGCCCAGATCTGGGTGGCGATCGGCGCGTATCTGACGTCGTCCAACTCCAAAGAGTGCATGGAAAAGATCCGAGCTCACGTTTCGAGCCTTTTGAAGTCGAAGAAGTGA